In the Callospermophilus lateralis isolate mCalLat2 chromosome 7, mCalLat2.hap1, whole genome shotgun sequence genome, TATTTTCTCAGCTCTTAGTAAGATCCAAGCAAAACAAAGTACTGTATACCAAATTTTGGGGAACAACATTCCTATAAAATGAGTGTACATTTAAAGTACGGGCAGATGCTttgtatttatgttaacaaaaacAGATTCTAGTCTCAGATAATTATCTTTTTCACTCACTGAATGTTCAGCAGGACAGCAGGACAttcagaaagattttttttgGTTGTGAGACATCTTCTCTTACGTTGTAGGCTATTCGACATGCTTAGCTCTAAGCCTTATAATGCCCATgatttttccaattatttttccGACCCCAAACACTTCCCAATTTTGAATCCTGTTGGTCTAGGAATACATCCCTCTTGAGTACTAGTAGGTAAACACAATATGCTCTCGGTAAATAGTGTTTGGATATAAATGGAGGAAAGTTAAAGTTGTTGACATTTCAGACCAAAGACCGCTGATAGGTCTTTCTAGGATGCACAACTTCGCAGTTCCGAATCGGGAAGCTCAGAATGTGCAGGGGCAAATTTAGGGTGACAGCGAGATACACGCCGCTTAGCCCCACTCTTTttcgttttggtactggggattgaatccaggggcgcttaacACTGAACcgcatccccattcctttttaatttttattttgagacaaggtctccctaaattgctgaggctggcctcgaagttgagatgctcctgcctcagactcggaGTCCACACTCGCTTTTCTTTGCACTGTTTTTAATTACTTCTTGGGGATTAGACGCAAAAGAGCATCCCTCCTCCCCTGGGGACTGTCTAGGCGGTCGTTAGGGAACTAACTACACCTAATCGCGCAGGCGCAGACCATATTTGGCGCCACCCCGCCCCCGCGCGTCACCGGAAGTGACGTAGAGGAAATAGTAAAACCAGCCAGCAGCTAGCCGGCGAGGCGCTGTGGGCTGGCGGGCTAGTGGGATGGCAGATGAGGAAGAAGACCCGACCGTGAGTGAACGCCTCGGTCTCAACGTTCTGCTTTTCTCATTCCTTTAGGCTCCCTAGCAGAGGCAGAGTTGAGAATCGAGTCTGTTTTCCTTAGCGAATTCAGCCGAGAGAATGCAGGGACTTCGCTTTGCTTGCCCTTTTCATTGGATTTGTCATTTTAGTACGTGGGACAAGACATGAAGGAAGAGTAGAAGGGTGGTTCTTTCCCTTTGATTTTGGTCTGGATCTGCCAGATACCCTTTGAAACACTAGAGAATTATCAGCGGTCACAGCTATTGTTTGCTGAAAGTCATTATGAACTGGCAGTCAAACTGCTAACTAAACTGTACTTACTGTGAAGTAGTGGGAAAAGAATGAACTGGAAGTCAGGAAGCCTAGATctcaaattctctctctctctctctctctctctcttttttttctgagcAAATTACTTAACTTTGAGCATCGTTTTCTTTTCAtaaaataagggttacttgaGGAAAGTTTTAGCACTGTATAAGCAAGTGCTTAGTAAACGTTAGTTTTACTGTAGGGAGTAGACTCTGACTCAGTATCAAATCTTTATCAGTAACGCTGTGTAGTGATTTATTTTCTGTTATTTAACAATCTACACTCGTTAGAACTCGTACATGTAAAGGCAATAGGATTGTTAGGTGCATTGTAGAAACTATTTCTGCATAACTTGGAAATTGGGCTCATTTTTAAGTACCTTCGGGGCTaagatttcatgattttttttcctgcccgatttagattTTTTTAGCCTGATATCAGTGTTGAAAATACTAATTATTTGTCTATCAAATGCAATGCAGTCTTTGACatttctatgtatgcattttaatTTCTAGTTTGAGGAGGAAAATGAAGACATTGGAGGAGGTGCAGAAGGTGGACAGGGTAAAAGAAAGAGACTTTTTTCTAAAGAATGTAAGTCGTAtttaacaatgatttttttttacaaatcttGAAAACCTTTGAAACTATCCTTTCAAAGTAGAttcattggggctggggatgtggctcaagtggtagcacgctcgcctggcatgcctgcggcccgggtttgatcctcagcaccacgtacaaaaaaaagatgttgtgtttgccgagaactaaaaaataaatattaaaaaaaaaaaaaaaaaaagtagattcattgttctgaatgtgtttCCCTTTAAGAATAGTattctctggggctggggatgtggctcagcgtgcGGCccaggcccaggttcgatcctcagcaccacatacaaagatgttttgtccgcggaaaactaaaaaaataaataaatattaaaaaaaaaaaaaaaaaagaatagtattCTCAGATCTGTCTCAAATTCTGTTTAAATtacttttgaattatatatagtAACCATCCTAACCCCATTATTTTTATACTCACACATACACAGTGACACAATGTGGTGTTTTAATTCAGGGCAGAACATACTTTCATTAGTTTTCATGTAACTTACCTCTGAAGAGAAGAAGCAGGGACTCCCTTGACTGTAAACTGGAACAGGTGCTGAAAACTGGGACTTTAAAGAAAGGCAGGGCGAAAGGTGCTGAACAGTGTGAGACATTACAGTGACTGAGAGATTATAATGTCCTACTCATTAAGTGGATAAATTTGACCCTTTTTGTCAGCAGCAAGAAGAAACTGCTGCTACTAGTGTTGGTGTAGACCAACCCCCGAAAGAAACCATAAGAATGTGCTTTCCATCTCCAGGTTTTGGGTCCTTAATGTATAGCTATGGTTGAGTATTGAGAGATGCAGCAATACAGATTTATGAATATTTGGTTTAATTAGGCTGCGTTAGACATGAGCAGTTCtcaaatactctttttttttttttacattttttttagttgtagatggacacaatgtatttttatgttgtgctgaggatcgaacccagggcctcacgtgcaTGGCAGGCgccctactactgagccacagccccagccctcaaatgCTCTTATTTTAACCATTCAAATcattttctatatctcagtttctcaCTTAAAGCTGACTACTCCTTATTCCATCTCTCTGATGCTAATTACTCAATTTATATCTGGTTTAACTTATGTCAGCATATGTAGGGAATCTCCCTATACCAGAGCATCTCAGTGTGACTCTTGCACAGTTGGTTGTTAGTGAAGACCTTTGTTTCTACTTGGATCACTGAATCTTTGTGATAAGAATCTGGAATCtttacagcttttttttttgtgttaGCAGAATCTAACATGTCTTACTGACCAAAATGTTTTCCTAAAccctaattttaaaatgtttttcttattaGTATAACATAGAATTTCAAAGCATTCATTGCTGTTCATTTATGTCGTTATATATCCTTTAACCAAACAAAGTGTGTATACTTCCTATTAGGTTTCTCTTTCACAGTGAAATATGTTTTCCTGCTGGAGAATTTTACCCATCAAAGTGTTAGTGATAGCCAGATGCAGTggctcatgcttgtaatcccagcaacgtgGGAAGGCAGAGACAGGAGTTGAAGGCCAaggcagttcaaggccagcctcagcaacttagccaggctctaagtgagaccctgtctctaaataaaaaataaaaaggagtgagGATGGACTGGGgtcacagctcagtggtagagcttttgcccagcatgtgtgaggcatcgggtttgattcttagcactgcataaaattaaattttaaggggctggggatgtggctcaagcggtagcgcgctcgcctggcatgcctgcggcccgggttcgatcctcagcaccacatacaaagatgttgtgtccgccgaaaactaaaaaaataataaataaataaatattaaaaaaattctctctctctctcccccactctctttaaaaataaataaataaataaatttttaaaaaataggttaaTCAAAAacctaaaataatatttaaaaaacagaaagaggggatggagatgtagctcagtggtaaagtacccctgggttcaatcttcagtacaaaaaaaagatagtgatgaagtatcttcctcaaaatattaaagaaaaaaaaaacaatcaccaGTAATTTATATTGATATCACAAAGCCCTGATGTGAGGGCATATCATCTCGGTGTCCTTTTAAATGGTGTGTAACTTCATTCTAATCATGAGAAAATGACAACCCAAATTGAGAGACATTTTACAAGATAACTAACCAGTATTGTTCAAAAGTGTCAAGGACATGAAAGTTAGGGAAAAGCTGAGGAACTGTCACAGATTGAATGGAGAAAACAAAGGAGGCATGACAGCTGAGTAGAGTAGATTCTTGATAGAAACCTAGAACTGATGACCtgcggttatagctcagtggtagggcatttGCCATGCATGTGTAAGACACTGAGTTCAATTTTGATCACTAAAGGCAAAAAAAGCCTGGGAAGAAGGACGTTAGTAGAAAACTGGTACAATCTGAATAATGTTTGTACTTGTACTTAGTTTTGATAAATATGGTTATATAAGATGTTATGATAAAAGGAAGCCAGATATAGGGCATATGGGAGCTCTGTACTATTTTTACAGATCATCTGTAAGTCTAAAATTATCATttgaaaaaaaaggcaaaaaaaaatattacagaatccaaaaagagagagagaaaatcttgGCCCCTGTGGCTCAAAGGAACTCAAGGACCTTGTTAGTGTAAATGCTATGATACCTCTATCCTGAGCTGGCTTCCAAGTCACCCCTTTCATTTCTTCCCTGGGCctgctttcttctctttttatttctactAGTTTTTGCTTCTCCTAAATAGTAATTATTTGTAAAGTACTTATTCCTTCATTTAGAAGTGTTTTCAGGgttccttttattaaaaaaaaaaaaaagtaaaatatatcaaCAGTCATGTAAGTCCTTAGTGAGCTGTCTGATGAATTTTACATGTATATCCTTGGAATCACCACTCAGATTAAGATATATTTCCAGCATTTGACAGCATTTACATTCCTCTTTGAGAATCTGATGTTATAATTCTTATTAGAAAACTGTTAAAAAATTCAGGTGTTAAAAtttttctgggggctggggatgtggctcaagcagtagagtgctctcctggaatgcatgcggccggggttccatcctcagcaccacatacaaaacagggatgttgtgtctgccaagaactaaaaaataaatattaaaaaattctctctctttaaaaaaaatttttttctgtacgATTTCAAGGGAGATTTAAGGACTTCTTGAAGCTTTGTCTGTGAACTAGTTGGGATTTATAGACTATATAGGTTAAAAATGTGCATGAATCCCATTGGTCCTAAACTGTGATGCATAGAACTGTTGTGGGTCAGATTAATGACTCTGAAACCCGATCAGCTAGGTTCAGATTTAGGCTATATCTCTTACTAGCTGTATGACTTCGGGTAAGTCACTTAGCTCggtgtctcagttttctcatccataGATAGGGTATAATAATAGTATATACATCAAATGATTATTGTGAGGATTAGATGAGTTATATATATAAAAGCCTTAAGTACCTGGCATATAGTAAGGGCTATATACGTTTTAGCTATTAGCAGTTAtttttattactctgcattagatttttcttctcttttgcaTGTTCTGTAGTTTCTTCCGATGACTCCTGAAAGGGCTTTGCTGACAGTTGTGTTGATATAGGAAATAAAATGTCAGGATTCTTTGTAAAAGCTCTCTGCCTTCTCCTTTTAATTACCCTGTTTCTTTCCATAAGAAGGTAATTGGAGTATTTTCTGTCATGTTCTTTCCCCTATGGCAATATCAGAAAAGATTCTTATGTCTTTTCCAGTGCCCCACTGCCTCACCCACACACAGAAAACACTTCTAGAAAATACTAAGCCATTGCTGTCCTGTGCTTACCATAGAGTCTCCCACCTAGAGACATTCTGGGGGTTGCTGGTGAGTAGATGATAAAGATTAGGGAAAGAATGTACACATTAGTAGTGGTTTAAGGAAGGAACTTGAGCCAGAGTTTTGTTGGAGATTATGGTGATAAAACtggtaaaatctttttttttttttttttagtatgggggattgaaagtagggttgcttaaccactgagccatatcctcagccctttttatattttatttagaaacagggtcatgccaggttgcttggggccttggctggctttgaatttgcaattctcctgcttcggTCTCCTAAaccgcagggattacaggcatgcaccaccattcccAGTTTGTGGTCAAATCTTTTACACCAAAATCCATACATGGAGACAACAGATACagtgtaaatatatttttagaccaatattttgtataattttgttcacttCTAGTTGATATGAAAAAGTATTGGCGAAATTgtcaagtaaataaaaataattattctttCACAGTACGATGTATGATGTATGGGTTTGGGGATGACCAGAATCCTTACACTGAGTCAGTGGATATTCTTGAAGATCTTGTCATTGAGTTCATCACTGAAATGGTAAGATTATTTTATAACTGATCTTTTAAGAGgtttttggcaatttttgttttgttttgttttgtttttgtaactAGTCTGAGCTAATTGAAGAATAGGTTTAAAATTCTAAGTGTTTTTGAAAATCTAAAACTTATGGCATCCTTTTGAAACAAACTATCCATTGAGTGCCTGTTTTGCAAAAGTTACTGGTTTCTAATTATCATTATGGATGGAGATTATATAAATATGTTCCATGCCCTCCTCctgaattttatttataaagacataaaaatccttgagtaaaataaaaatattgcccATAATCTCATTATTCAACATAATCTTTTTTATTGCTTTCTCTACTGTTTAtttaaatactaatttatagttcCTGTCTGGATGCCCActccaaacaaaaacaacaaattaaaaataaaataaataaaaataaagatatataatgCTTTTTTACTGTAGTGAGCTTGGTAATATTTTTTGTACTCTAAATTTTGtaatacatatatttttgtgttttaatgaTTACTTTAGTAGctacataaaatttatttgaattgttttttaatttttttaatttatttttatttctttttaaagagagagaatttttaatatttattttttattttatttttttaaagagagagagagagagaattttaatatttatttattttttttagttttcagcagacacaacatctttgtttgtgtgtggtgctgaggatcgaacccgggccacacgcatgccaggcaagcacgctactgcttgagccacatccccagccctgttttctaatttaattaaccattctctTATTAAAAAGGTTATTTATAAGTTTTCTTTTTAACTGACTGGTtgacctttttaaaaagttttctgggccgggtgtggtggtacatgcctgtaatcccagcgactcagaagacagaggcaggaggattttgagttaaaagccagcctcagcaatttagcgaggcactaagcaactcagtgagaccctgtctctaataaaatacaaaatagggctagggatgtggctcagtggtccagtgcccccaagttcaatccctggtacatcacccactctaaaaaaaaaatttttttttttttcctgtgctagggattgaacagggccttgtgcttgctagGAAAACTGTTTACCACTGAACAAAATCCCCATTCCTGAAACTAACATTTTGAATGATCAATTCTCTGTCTGCCCCATCTTTTGGAATACATTCTCAGGGATGGTATTACTGAGTGTGGCTGTGTCTTGGATTATTTTCTTGCTACAGAATAGAATTAAAATTACTTAGGTCTGGGTGTATAACTCACTGGCTAAGCACTTGCCTAAAATGTCTAAGGTCCTGCACCCTATCTATCTCCCCTCTCCCCCACAAATAGTGTGCAttaaaaagaactttttttctatcTATAAAGGTAATTAATAACAAGTATGATTTTGAATGTATTAAAGcacaagaagaaaattaaaacctgtaACTCTTCTCCCTAGAGACAACTAGTTCTGACATTTTGGTGATTATCATTTTACCTTTTTGTACGTATTTTGAAGCTTTTTATAAAATTGGAATCCTATGGTATGTACAGTCTTAGAACCAGCTTTTTCCATTAGGTAAGTCTAGAACAATTATGCAATGACTTTCCCCTTGTCATTACATAATATTCTATCATATTTTTAATTACTCTACTAATTGAGTGAATATACTCAGTGCCTATTAGTAAAATttagtttctctctttttttttttttgtgtgtgtgtatgtgtttgtgtatgtgctaaaaattgaatccaagggtgctttatcactgagctccatccctagcctgtaaaataattaaaaaattttttttttattttgagacagtcttaagttgctaagactgtccttgaacttgtgatcctcctgcctcagccttttttgGGGAGATGGGGgccaggtactggggattgaactcagggtcacccaatcactgagccacatccccagccttattttgtattttatttagagacagggtatcattgagttgcttagcacctcacttttcctgagcctggctttgaattcacaatcttcctgcctcagcctccggagctgctgggattacaggtgtgtgccaccaagcctAGCTTTCTTATTTCCATTTCTAGTCATCAGAAGTAATGCTAtgagccaggagtggtggtgcatgcctataatcccaggaattTGGAAGCCTGATGcaacaggattgcaagttcaaagcagctcaggaggctgaggcaggattgcaggttcaaagtcagcctctgcaacttagtgagaactgtaagcaacctagtgagaccctgtctcaaaataaaaagatctggatatgtggttcagagtttgagcacctctgggtttaatacctggtatcaaaaataaataaataagtaaaatttttaaaagggctgggaaggtgactcagtgattaagcaccccaggattcaatccctgctaccaaaaaagaaaaaagtaatgcTGTGATTAACCTTTGTTTTTGTACAGAATGAGTATACAATGAATGGGATGAGGTTTATTTGATTTTAAGAAATCCCACCAATATTTATTGGCTATCAAAATGGAGGAGGACTCAAGCATAATCGGGTGGTTACAAAGAAATTAGGAAATgattttatacaatgaaaacaaaaactaCATATACGAAGCTGAAGTTAGTTCAGTGTatgtttagcatgtgtgagaccctgggttcaattgctagCACCACAatggaaaaacaacaaaaagggaATATTAATAACTTTAATAGATTTACTgtccttaatttaaaaaaataaagaaataaagaacctgCAGAGCATAAAGAGAAACATTGCCAATTACCCAGTAATAAATTAACAAAAGGAATGAATAGAGGGCTGGGATATATAGCTcttttggtagagtgtttgccttgcatgcacaaggccctggattcaatccccagcaccacacacacacacacacaaaaaaaaaaaaaaaaaaaaaaaaaaaaaagatggggggaTGAATAGAAAGAAAGACAATTCACAAA is a window encoding:
- the Taf13 gene encoding transcription initiation factor TFIID subunit 13; the encoded protein is MADEEEDPTFEEENEDIGGGAEGGQGKRKRLFSKELRCMMYGFGDDQNPYTESVDILEDLVIEFITEMTHKAMSIGRQGRVQVEDIVFLIRKDPRKFARVKDLLTMNEELKRARKAFDEANYGS